GGAACTGGAATAACTGCTTTACCTGATAATTTATCTGTTGGTGGAAATTTATACCTTAGTGGAACTGGAATAACTGCTTTACCTGATAATTTATCTGTTGGTGGATATTTAGACCTTGAGGGAACTGGAATAACTACTTTACCTGATAATTTATCTGTTGGTGGAAGTTTAGACCTTAGAGGAACTGGAATAACTAACTATCCTTTAGTACATAATTGTGGTGTAGAAAGAAGAACTATTTATTTAGATTATAACGATAAAAATATTATTTGTTTAGGTTGTTTTAGAGGCACACAAGACCAAGCAATACAAGCAATAAGTGAAAAATATAAATACAACCATGATGAAAGAGATAAGTACATTCAAAATGTAAAAAATTGTTTTGATTTATGGGAAGAAATAAAAGGAGCAAAAGATGAAAATTAGAGTCTATCTTGATAGTGGTCGGTTTATGCTATTAAATATA
The DNA window shown above is from Arcobacter lacus and carries:
- a CDS encoding leucine-rich repeat domain-containing protein, whose amino-acid sequence is GTGITALPDNLSVGGNLYLSGTGITALPDNLSVGGYLDLEGTGITTLPDNLSVGGSLDLRGTGITNYPLVHNCGVERRTIYLDYNDKNIICLGCFRGTQDQAIQAISEKYKYNHDERDKYIQNVKNCFDLWEEIKGAKDEN